Part of the Scomber japonicus isolate fScoJap1 chromosome 6, fScoJap1.pri, whole genome shotgun sequence genome, GTATTTAAATACTCTGACCTGACCTTTAGCTTCTTTGAGCCCTTTAAAAGGAACAGTATTCATTTTGAATCTgcaagacacagagaggaataTGTATTCATTCTGCTTTCCCttaaaattaacatttactCACATCCCTCATTCCAACACATGctttctcctcatctcatacttggTATCTTTGTCACACTAGCCGGCCATGATCCAGAAGAGAAGTCAGCTGCTCTGGAGAAATGGAAGCAGAGAGACTAGTGGAGCCCATATGATCTTTTTCCAGCAGCCTGCCTCGATGCAGACCAACACCCAACACCACAGGCCCTCATCACAGAAGACAAAtgtcacaggaaaaaaaaacagtagcaCTTACTTACCCATTCTCAACTCCTACCCCCGTATTGCACCACATCCTAGCAAAAAGCAGCCTGATAAGACTTCATCGAATGATGATTCCCAGAATCTGAGCAAGAGGGTGTGCACAAAACACGAGAGTGATCAGACACCTGTGGCTGGGAATCTGCTTCATCAGCACCTTTGTAAGCAACCCAAATTAGCAGTCCGGACCTCTGGGCAGCCATGTGCTTCTTCAACCACAGATATTCTATCTTTCTCCAGTCCCACGGCTGCCTCCTCAAGCATAACCTCCACATCAGTGTCCAGTCTGCGCACCACATCCTCCTTCCTTGCAACCAGAGGGCTTCATAGAAATCGCATCACCAGTACTCGCCACCGCCGTTTCCACAACACGGTAGAAATCCTTAAACAATCAGGTCTGTTGGACATAACACTACACACTAAGGAGTTGCTGCGCCAGAGCACTGCCACAGACAGAGACATTGCCCAGCTGCGCCACCACACCGAGCTACTGTGCCAGGCAGCCAGCAACCCCAGCTGCAGCCTGAATGGTATCATGGCCTGGGAGAATCTACACAAAGCCATGGCAGAGTCTGGTAGGTACCCCAACCTAAAAATCCTGCAGAATTTACAAATCCTGTCTCATCCAGATTCTGCCAGCAAACCAGAGAGTGTTACAACAGGACATGCCAGCAGACCACTAACTGCAGAGGATTCAGGCATGCTGCAGGCTCCCCTTCTCACTACTAGATCAGAGCCAAGCCGTAGCTGTCCTGTTCCGCAGCAGTCTCATACAGAGCAACACAGGGAGCCTGACGCCAGTAAAGAATCCTCAGACAAAGACACCTTTATGCCTCCTGACAGTTCTACCAATTAGTTCAATCTTTTGTGCCTTCAGAGGGAGAGTGAGTTCCTTAAGGGTTTCCCTGAGGAGAACTTGAAAACTGTGagtttaatagttttattaatattatatgttttaatggtATATCCCTGATCAATGAAAATCCAATGATGACTTGAGTTCAGTATGTTTCCCCAGGAAACTTACAAACAGGTGCCACTTAATGCcaacaatggacttctctctgttgCCTCCGCACCTGACACTGGACTGCTCTTGGGCCCTCCACCAGGGGTGGGGTACAGCTACATTGCCTGCTCTTTGCTCAGTGACTCCATTATCAGAGATGTCAAACTCAGGTTGGCGAATACTTTTTCCTTCATGGGTGTCAGCACTAATGATACTCCTTGGCAACAATATGAAGTTCACTAACTTCATCAGACTTTCTAAGCTCCCTGAAATCAATGGGAAAAATGTTGGTCCTATTCTCACTCTGGGGCATGGAGTGGGGCTCTTCACCACACTCCTTCCGCTCCATTCCTGGCTCTAACTTCACTGCAGGGTGCACAACACTGGTTTTACTGACAATTTTAATCTATTTTGGAAGTGAGCTACACTTTTTAAAAGTGGTGGTTTATATCCAAACTTACTGGGTTCTTGCATGTTTTCTGCCAGTATTCTTCACAACCCGGCCCAGCTATGTGACTGTCATCATACTCCACTACACTTGTCACACACTCTTCTTCACTCACAGTACACAACTCTCCAACAAGCACAGACACGGTTCCTTACTTTAGCTCCCCCTACCAGTCCGTTATCATAGTAAATAAGAATCGTACTCAGGCTACAAACCAGGTTGTTCCACTCACTCTCCATGTTGGCCTCCAGTTTCTAATATCCCTGTTATTTGAAACTGCAGATCTAGTTTTTATGCTTAAACTTGCAAGTCTATGTGAATTTCTGGTGCATTTCCTCAGCTTTCTATACTTTTATACAGCTCACCTGAGCTTTTATTCATGAATTTTATGAGCTTGTCTTACTGTCACCTCAGTTCAATGTCATTCAggaaaaaagatgaataaatacaatagTCATCCTTGGTGACTTCAGTATTCCTTACATCTGATCCCCAGTAGTCGTTTTCTCCCCATAGATGAGAACttcattgacttttttttgtctcaggTCATATTAGCTATTGCATGTAATgttcctttatttcctcccacTTTCACATGTTCTTCATGCTGATTCTTACAGCTAATTCTGTGAAGCTTTCTCCAGCACTTTAACCTTGAGCTCTTTATTGCAGCAACAGGGTTAGAGGTAGGGTTAGGGTACTTTAACCTTGAGCTCTTTATTGCAGCAACAGTGGCCCAATGTTCTGGCTTTTTCCCTTAACAATATATACCACTGTCATATTGTTCCTCTCAAAATCAAATAGAAAAGCATAATCCTTCTGCATGGCTCAGTGACAGTGCAAACACTCAGGTCATAGGTTACAAGTCCCCCTTGATATCCTATGAAGTCACATGGTCAACTATCAGCTGTTATTAAAGAGACAAGACTGCCTCTCGACTGATTGCTTACATGATCTTCTGTTTCGCATTTCACTCATGTCAGTCACTGTTCTCCATGTATATGCTGCCCTTTGGTCAGGTCATTAATAAACATAATGTGTGGTACCATTGCTATGCTGATGACACCCAGTAATATGTCTGGACACAATTCACTAATCGTAGCAGTCTAATCCAATTTACCACCTGCCTTTTGCAAATCGATTGCTGGATTTCACAAAATGTTCCATTTCAACAATGGTGAAGCAGGGATGATTTTGTTTGCCACACACAATTCTTTTAGTCAGAGAACCTACAATATTTGTagtcctatcacacaatattaAGCCTGAAGAAactgtaaaagtgttttgattCTGGTCTTTGTTTTGATAGCCAAGTAAAGAAAGTTGTTTAGTcaagttttcttctttttcaactCAAAAATGGCATCCTTATCTTTTGATGCCTTTGATTTTTCTcatctgtatttttgtatttctcaTATAGATTTCTGTAACACCCTATACACAAGTATAGTACTCAAGCTTCCCTATAAGGCCTTCAATTGGTTCAAAATGTTACTGCTAAGATTATCACACATACAAGAAAACAAGATCATATA contains:
- the si:ch211-132b12.7 gene encoding CLOCK-interacting pacemaker, yielding MPKEEPSFSEHSPCVTSSKNAKDKSNNSTMLAIRDTDGTDNSSGRGSCWSSEKDSGYSDNGSDWQQTDVEDHRGNRSQSRGSAETSQSGQSQEHGQRNSGNPTLMSAGHELSPIYIINDMPAMIQKRSQLLWRNGSRETSGAHMIFFQQPASMQTNTQHHRPSSQKTNVTGKKNSSTYLPILNSYPRIAPHPSKKQPDKTSSNDDSQNLSKRVCTKHESDQTPVAGNLLHQHLCKQPKLAVRTSGQPCASSTTDILSFSSPTAASSSITSTSVSSLRTTSSFLATRGLHRNRITSTRHRRFHNTVEILKQSGLLDITLHTKELLRQSTATDRDIAQLRHHTELLCQAASNPSCSLNGIMAWENLHKAMAESGRYPNLKILQNLQILSHPDSASKPESVTTGHASRPLTAEDSGMLQAPLLTTRSEPSRSCPVPQQSHTEQHREPDASKESSDKDTFMPPDSSTN